One segment of Thermodesulfobacteriota bacterium DNA contains the following:
- a CDS encoding MogA/MoaB family molybdenum cofactor biosynthesis protein: MITVGVLTVSDRGARGERKDHSGFEIIERLVEGLPGRVDAHETIPDERDIIVNRLIDYADNKKLDLIITTGGTGVSPRDVTPDATLSIIEKEVPGMAEAMRLQGLKKTSHAMISRAVVGVRKMSLIVNLPGSPKAVSENLNAILPSIPHAIEKIKGDPSECGSSF; this comes from the coding sequence ATGATAACCGTTGGGGTGCTGACAGTTAGCGATAGGGGGGCAAGGGGGGAAAGAAAAGACCATAGTGGTTTTGAGATAATAGAAAGGTTGGTAGAAGGGTTGCCGGGAAGGGTAGATGCCCATGAGACAATCCCCGATGAGAGAGATATTATAGTTAACAGACTGATAGATTATGCAGATAACAAGAAGTTAGACTTGATTATTACCACTGGCGGTACTGGTGTATCCCCCAGGGATGTAACCCCTGATGCCACATTGAGTATAATAGAAAAGGAGGTCCCCGGGATGGCAGAGGCAATGAGACTTCAGGGGCTAAAGAAAACGTCCCATGCCATGATATCCAGGGCAGTAGTGGGGGTTCGGAAGATGTCCCTCATCGTTAATCTTCCTGGAAGCCCAAAAGCTGTATCGGAAAATCTCAACGCAATCTTACCTTCCATACCCCATGCAATTGAAAAGATAAAAGGGGATCCCTCAGAATGTGGGTCATCTTTCTAA
- the groES gene encoding co-chaperone GroES: protein MKIRPLQDRVIVKRVEEEEKTKGGIIIPDSAKEKPMEGKVVAVGTGKVLDDGKKLPLDVKKGDRILFGKYAGTEVKIDGEEHLIMREDDILGILE from the coding sequence ATGAAGATTCGGCCTTTACAAGATCGAGTGATAGTAAAGCGGGTTGAGGAAGAGGAGAAGACCAAAGGGGGAATAATCATTCCTGATTCCGCAAAAGAGAAGCCCATGGAAGGCAAAGTTGTCGCAGTAGGAACTGGTAAAGTTTTAGACGATGGCAAGAAGCTTCCCCTGGATGTGAAAAAAGGAGACAGGATATTATTCGGCAAGTATGCTGGGACAGAGGTAAAGATAGATGGGGAGGAACATCTGATAATGCGAGAGGACGACATCTTGGGTATATTAGAATAG
- the rpsU gene encoding 30S ribosomal protein S21 codes for MPGVKVREDETFENALKRFKKLCDKTGILSEARKREYYEKPSVKRKRKALAARKRALKRKRETGV; via the coding sequence ATGCCTGGTGTTAAAGTTAGGGAAGATGAAACCTTTGAAAATGCCTTGAAACGGTTTAAAAAACTGTGTGATAAAACTGGAATACTATCAGAGGCAAGGAAAAGGGAGTATTATGAAAAACCCAGTGTTAAGAGAAAAAGAAAGGCTTTGGCAGCTAGAAAAAGGGCATTAAAAAGAAAAAGGGAAACTGGGGTGTAA
- a CDS encoding ATP-binding protein, whose amino-acid sequence MDLVITSPLYLDETTFEGIFIQWGRNHNERIDTLLLDMGNIEFIDPYGMVGTLEFGRFLKSLRIYPVLNLPKSKAVLRYLERMDFLRFALNTYQIQGTLPTFRDKYFRSKDSDVLLEITKIEDSNDIHNIVGEVKSRAKSILQAHLNYDEKTTHGFIVALSEICQNILEHSENVGFVGIQKYFYQKRLRKNMVKIAVMDLGIGIKNSLENKLFPLFEDKWSDILAIEQALIHGTSRHSEVGRGHGLTSVRRFVNQWSGKFSIRSGTAKLSIIPYWDKDRNRQSNLSLFPGTQISLVLPEI is encoded by the coding sequence ATGGATTTAGTAATTACGTCGCCCCTATACCTCGATGAGACTACATTTGAAGGGATATTTATTCAATGGGGAAGAAATCATAATGAAAGGATAGATACACTTCTTCTTGACATGGGAAATATAGAGTTTATTGACCCCTATGGTATGGTGGGAACTTTAGAGTTCGGACGTTTTCTTAAAAGCTTAAGGATATACCCAGTCCTTAACCTGCCAAAATCCAAGGCAGTATTGAGATACCTTGAGAGGATGGACTTCTTGAGGTTTGCCCTGAATACGTACCAAATACAAGGAACTTTACCTACTTTCAGAGACAAATACTTTCGAAGCAAAGATTCAGATGTGCTGTTAGAGATTACAAAAATCGAAGATTCAAATGATATCCATAATATAGTTGGGGAGGTAAAAAGTCGAGCCAAATCCATCCTTCAAGCCCATCTTAATTACGATGAAAAAACTACCCACGGTTTTATTGTTGCATTATCTGAGATATGCCAAAACATACTGGAGCACAGTGAAAACGTAGGTTTTGTTGGTATACAGAAGTACTTTTACCAAAAGAGACTTAGAAAAAACATGGTGAAGATTGCCGTTATGGATCTTGGTATAGGCATAAAGAATTCTTTAGAGAATAAACTCTTCCCCTTGTTTGAAGATAAATGGTCTGATATACTTGCAATTGAACAGGCACTTATTCATGGTACCTCTAGGCACAGTGAAGTTGGTCGTGGACATGGTTTGACATCTGTAAGAAGGTTTGTCAATCAATGGAGCGGAAAATTTTCTATCCGTTCTGGTACAGCAAAACTCTCCATAATTCCTTATTGGGATAAAGATAGAAACAGACAATCGAATTTATCCTTATTTCCTGGAACCCAAATAAGTTTGGTTCTTCCAGAAATCTGA
- the groL gene encoding chaperonin GroEL (60 kDa chaperone family; promotes refolding of misfolded polypeptides especially under stressful conditions; forms two stacked rings of heptamers to form a barrel-shaped 14mer; ends can be capped by GroES; misfolded proteins enter the barrel where they are refolded when GroES binds) — protein MAKEIKYEQAARDLLLKGINTLADAVKVTLGPKGRNVILEKSFGSPTVTKDGVTVAKEIELENKFENMGAQMVKEVASKTSDVAGDGTTTATLLAQAIYREGSKLVAAGNNPMELKRGIDKAVEVVVNELKKLSKPTKDQKEIAQVGTISANNDDTIGNIIAEAMNKVGKEGVITVEEAKSMETTLDIVEGMQFDRGYLSPYFVTDAERMEVVLDEPYILMHEKKISNMKELLPILEQIAKMGKPLLLISEDVEGEALATLVVNKLRGTLRCAAVKAPGFGDRRKAMLEDISILTGGTAITEDLGINLEKITLNDLGSAKRVTIDKDNTTIVDGAGEKSALEGRVKTIRAQIEETTSDYDREKLQERLAKLIGGVAVINVGAATETEMKEKKARVEDALNATRAAVEEGIIPGGGVALLRVIPALEKLKLEADQQFGVNIVKRALEEPIRWIANNAGVEGSIVVDRVKNEKGAFGFNAQTEKYEDLIKAGIIDPTKVTRCALQNAASVSSLLLTTEAMIAEKPKEDKGPMMPPGGMPPGGMY, from the coding sequence ATGGCAAAGGAGATAAAGTACGAACAGGCTGCAAGAGATTTGCTTTTAAAGGGTATAAATACACTGGCGGATGCTGTGAAAGTAACTCTGGGGCCCAAGGGTAGAAATGTGATTTTAGAAAAGAGTTTTGGTTCACCCACAGTGACCAAAGATGGGGTTACCGTTGCCAAAGAAATAGAATTAGAGAATAAGTTTGAGAACATGGGTGCCCAGATGGTAAAGGAGGTTGCCTCTAAAACCAGTGATGTGGCTGGTGACGGGACTACAACGGCAACGCTGTTGGCTCAGGCGATTTATCGAGAGGGTTCCAAACTGGTAGCCGCTGGCAACAATCCCATGGAATTGAAGAGAGGTATAGATAAGGCAGTAGAAGTAGTGGTGAACGAGTTGAAGAAGCTTAGTAAACCTACGAAGGATCAGAAGGAAATAGCTCAGGTGGGAACCATCTCTGCCAACAACGATGATACCATAGGCAACATCATAGCTGAGGCGATGAACAAGGTTGGTAAAGAGGGGGTTATTACTGTTGAAGAGGCAAAGAGCATGGAGACTACTCTGGACATCGTTGAGGGTATGCAGTTTGACCGTGGTTATCTGTCGCCTTACTTTGTTACTGATGCTGAGAGGATGGAGGTGGTATTGGATGAGCCTTACATCCTTATGCATGAGAAGAAAATCAGCAACATGAAGGAGCTGCTTCCCATTCTTGAGCAGATAGCGAAGATGGGTAAACCTCTTTTGTTAATATCCGAGGATGTAGAAGGAGAGGCATTAGCTACATTAGTGGTCAACAAGCTTCGAGGCACATTGAGGTGTGCCGCTGTAAAGGCTCCTGGTTTTGGAGACAGGCGTAAGGCTATGTTAGAAGACATATCCATACTTACAGGCGGTACGGCTATAACTGAGGATTTAGGGATTAACCTTGAGAAAATTACATTAAATGATCTGGGTTCAGCCAAACGGGTTACCATAGACAAAGACAATACCACCATAGTTGATGGAGCTGGTGAGAAGAGTGCTTTAGAGGGCAGGGTCAAGACCATCAGGGCACAGATAGAGGAGACTACATCGGACTATGATAGAGAGAAACTTCAGGAAAGGTTGGCAAAGCTCATAGGTGGTGTAGCTGTAATCAACGTAGGTGCTGCTACTGAAACAGAGATGAAGGAGAAAAAGGCCAGGGTAGAGGATGCCTTAAACGCCACCAGGGCAGCTGTGGAGGAAGGTATCATTCCTGGGGGTGGTGTTGCCCTCTTGAGGGTAATACCTGCCTTGGAAAAGTTAAAACTGGAAGCGGACCAGCAATTTGGCGTAAATATTGTTAAGCGGGCACTAGAGGAGCCCATAAGGTGGATAGCCAACAATGCTGGGGTAGAGGGGTCCATAGTAGTAGATAGGGTGAAAAATGAAAAGGGAGCATTCGGCTTCAATGCCCAGACCGAAAAATATGAAGATTTGATTAAAGCAGGGATAATAGATCCTACTAAGGTTACCAGATGTGCTCTTCAGAATGCAGCCAGTGTTTCGTCCTTGTTGCTTACCACAGAGGCTATGATTGCGGAGAAGCCTAAGGAAGATAAAGGTCCTATGATGCCTCCGGGAGGCATGCCACCGGGAGGTATGTACTAG
- the lspA gene encoding signal peptidase II, giving the protein MNKKYLITIAIVLGVVLLDQSSKLYIDRAFPLYHSIPIVKNFIHITYVRNTGAAFGLFASQVIGFRVFFFLITSIIAVLIILYFLRSLKDTQTFLISSLSLIMGGAIGNLIDRVRLGEVIDFIDLHYYSCHWPAFNVADSAITVGGVFLLVNTVFKKDKTQ; this is encoded by the coding sequence TTGAATAAAAAATATCTGATAACAATTGCAATTGTCCTCGGAGTTGTATTGCTGGATCAGTCTTCTAAACTCTATATTGATAGAGCTTTCCCGCTCTACCACTCCATACCCATTGTAAAGAATTTCATTCACATAACCTATGTTAGAAATACAGGTGCCGCTTTCGGTCTTTTTGCCTCACAGGTCATCGGGTTTAGGGTTTTTTTCTTTTTGATTACCTCTATTATAGCTGTCCTGATAATCCTTTATTTCCTGAGAAGCCTGAAAGATACCCAGACTTTCCTTATATCAAGCCTGTCTCTGATAATGGGCGGAGCCATTGGAAACCTGATTGATAGGGTCAGGTTGGGGGAGGTTATCGACTTCATCGATCTTCATTATTACTCTTGTCACTGGCCAGCCTTCAATGTTGCTGACTCTGCTATTACTGTTGGAGGAGTTTTTTTGCTCGTCAATACAGTTTTCAAAAAGGATAAGACTCAATAG
- a CDS encoding DUF445 family protein → MMNFLPYLLPPVIGGIIGWFTNKVAIWMLFNPKKEKRVFGFRIPFTPGLIPRDQILIAKSLGTLIEEKLINPEEIESRITREEVNDKIKELMDKAVEKSMGKLAFLVPQAAMYPIKRFFAPKISELVKDELFNFLNLIDFKQIVEEKVSSFSIEELEEAIKGVTRRHLTYITLLGGVLGFIIGLMQIVVNIYLQ, encoded by the coding sequence ATGATGAACTTTTTACCATACCTTTTACCGCCAGTTATCGGGGGTATTATCGGTTGGTTTACAAATAAAGTGGCTATATGGATGCTCTTTAATCCTAAAAAAGAAAAAAGGGTTTTTGGCTTCCGTATTCCATTTACCCCTGGTCTGATACCCCGGGATCAAATCCTGATAGCGAAAAGCCTGGGAACACTCATTGAGGAGAAACTTATAAATCCAGAAGAGATTGAAAGCAGGATAACCAGGGAGGAGGTTAATGACAAAATTAAAGAGCTGATGGATAAAGCAGTAGAAAAAAGCATGGGGAAACTGGCCTTTTTGGTGCCACAGGCAGCTATGTATCCTATAAAAAGGTTTTTTGCGCCAAAGATTTCCGAGCTGGTAAAGGATGAGTTGTTTAATTTCCTGAATCTTATAGATTTCAAACAGATTGTTGAAGAAAAAGTGAGCAGCTTCTCTATAGAGGAACTGGAAGAGGCAATTAAAGGTGTGACCAGGAGGCATCTTACTTATATTACACTGCTAGGTGGCGTGTTAGGGTTTATAATAGGGCTTATGCAGATAGTTGTGAATATTTATCTTCAATAA
- the lgt gene encoding prolipoprotein diacylglyceryl transferase, whose product MYPVLFQIGNFKIHTYGVFIAIGFLTGIILALREAKRVGEEPENILDLAFYSIIAAIVGSRLLYIVLNYQYYIENPLEMIKIWSGGLVYYGGFLLALIVGIWYIRKSHLPLWKTADIIAPSIAIGEAIGRLGCFSAGCCYGKETTLPWAITFSNPESLAILGIPLHPTQLYSSITALFIFLILTVVKRFKKFDGLLIWLYVLLYSITRYVIEIFRGDDRGFIYEGTFSVSQFIGIILVITSVLMLLYLWKGNRSLLKK is encoded by the coding sequence ATGTACCCGGTTCTATTCCAGATAGGCAATTTTAAGATACACACATATGGGGTTTTTATTGCCATTGGGTTTTTGACAGGCATTATTCTGGCATTGAGGGAGGCGAAACGTGTTGGAGAAGAGCCTGAGAATATCCTTGATCTGGCATTCTATAGTATTATTGCCGCCATAGTGGGCTCCCGCCTTCTTTATATCGTACTTAATTATCAATATTATATAGAAAACCCACTGGAGATGATAAAGATCTGGAGTGGAGGATTGGTATACTATGGAGGTTTCCTCCTAGCTTTGATAGTGGGCATATGGTATATCAGAAAAAGCCATCTGCCTCTTTGGAAAACCGCTGATATTATAGCTCCTTCCATAGCCATAGGAGAAGCGATAGGACGATTGGGCTGTTTTTCTGCAGGCTGCTGTTATGGCAAAGAAACAACCCTTCCGTGGGCTATTACTTTTTCTAATCCTGAAAGTCTGGCAATACTCGGGATTCCTCTACATCCTACACAACTGTATTCCTCTATAACTGCCCTTTTTATATTCCTGATTCTGACGGTGGTCAAGAGGTTTAAGAAATTTGATGGCTTGCTTATATGGCTGTATGTTCTACTCTATTCTATCACACGCTATGTCATTGAGATCTTCAGGGGTGACGATAGAGGGTTCATATATGAAGGAACGTTCTCTGTATCCCAGTTTATTGGGATTATTTTAGTGATTACATCTGTGCTTATGCTGTTATATTTGTGGAAAGGAAACAGGAGTTTGTTGAAAAAGTAG
- a CDS encoding (Fe-S)-binding protein → MNILEIIKELEDNIIKCMKCGLCQSVCPVFLELGQESSVARGKIALVEALIKGRLKLTSTLAERIRCCLLCGTCVESCPSGVRVDYIVSKARAITAKIRGISPIKWVILKIVLKNRWLFNLAVKIASDIQRILLMSTGFGHTCKSRLHIGLDSKRIVLPLARKALKEKWPEIIAPESPGSRVALFTGCTMNYMLTEIGDAVIKTLLKHGVEVIIPKDQTCCGNVAMAAGDESTFRTLAKSNLKLLSGLDADAVIVACATCGYTLKYQYLALLSNETEEFLNMAKMVSDRTYDICEYLVNIIRVKRILYKEAQSPEDETIVTYHDPCHLRRGLGIYKEQRGLINLIEGVRLKEMSMPDRCCGGGGSFNLSYYDLSLKILDKKLDDIEKTGATVVLTGCAGCHMQLVDGLGQRSLPIQVKHPVELYYERLKDTLL, encoded by the coding sequence ATGAACATTCTGGAAATAATCAAAGAACTTGAAGATAATATTATCAAATGCATGAAGTGTGGTTTGTGTCAATCTGTGTGCCCTGTCTTCCTGGAGTTAGGTCAGGAATCATCGGTTGCCCGTGGTAAAATCGCACTTGTTGAGGCACTGATAAAAGGAAGATTAAAGCTAACATCAACTCTGGCTGAAAGGATTCGCTGCTGTCTCTTATGTGGTACTTGCGTAGAAAGCTGCCCCAGCGGTGTTAGGGTAGATTATATAGTGTCGAAGGCAAGGGCAATTACTGCAAAAATCAGAGGCATTTCTCCTATAAAATGGGTAATTTTGAAGATAGTTCTCAAAAATCGATGGCTTTTTAACTTGGCGGTAAAGATTGCTTCAGATATTCAGAGAATACTCCTGATGTCAACAGGATTTGGCCACACCTGTAAATCCAGATTGCATATAGGTCTGGACAGCAAAAGAATTGTTTTACCGCTAGCAAGGAAAGCCTTAAAAGAAAAATGGCCAGAGATAATTGCTCCTGAAAGCCCGGGAAGTAGAGTAGCATTATTTACGGGATGTACTATGAACTATATGCTTACTGAAATAGGAGATGCGGTTATAAAGACCCTCTTAAAGCATGGGGTTGAAGTAATCATTCCTAAAGACCAAACCTGTTGCGGAAATGTGGCTATGGCAGCAGGAGATGAATCCACATTCAGGACCCTAGCAAAAAGCAATCTGAAGCTCTTATCAGGGTTAGATGCTGATGCGGTAATTGTAGCATGTGCCACATGTGGTTACACTTTAAAGTACCAATATCTTGCATTACTTTCCAATGAGACAGAAGAATTCCTTAATATGGCAAAGATGGTTTCGGATAGAACCTATGATATATGTGAATATCTGGTAAACATTATCAGGGTTAAAAGGATACTGTATAAAGAAGCTCAAAGCCCTGAAGATGAAACCATTGTAACCTATCATGATCCCTGCCACCTGAGGCGCGGACTGGGAATTTATAAGGAACAGAGGGGTCTGATAAACCTGATAGAGGGTGTCAGGCTGAAAGAGATGTCCATGCCCGATAGGTGTTGTGGCGGGGGAGGAAGCTTCAACCTCTCATACTATGATCTTTCTTTAAAGATACTTGATAAAAAGTTAGATGATATAGAAAAGACTGGTGCAACTGTTGTGCTAACCGGTTGTGCTGGTTGTCACATGCAACTGGTGGATGGGCTGGGTCAGAGATCGTTGCCCATCCAGGTAAAGCATCCTGTTGAGTTATATTACGAAAGATTAAAGGATACCCTTTTATAA
- the dksA gene encoding RNA polymerase-binding protein DksA, producing the protein MDKERLAYFKDLLNDKLGILLQEAEKTVSGMTDEEETFPDPTDRAAMESDRNFLLRIRDRERRLILKIKAALERIDENTFGICEVCGEEISEKRLKARPVTTLCIDCKTREEAEEKLKSQ; encoded by the coding sequence ATGGATAAGGAAAGGCTAGCGTATTTTAAAGATCTTCTGAATGACAAGTTGGGAATACTGCTTCAAGAAGCTGAAAAAACGGTATCCGGAATGACTGATGAAGAAGAAACCTTTCCCGACCCCACGGATCGAGCCGCTATGGAATCGGATAGAAATTTTCTATTAAGGATTAGAGACAGAGAGAGAAGGTTGATATTGAAAATTAAAGCCGCCTTGGAAAGGATTGATGAAAATACGTTTGGCATTTGTGAAGTATGTGGAGAAGAAATCTCAGAGAAGAGACTTAAAGCAAGACCCGTCACTACCCTGTGCATAGATTGTAAAACAAGAGAAGAGGCTGAAGAAAAATTAAAAAGCCAATAA
- the ileS gene encoding isoleucine--tRNA ligase translates to MDYKDTLNLPMTEFPMKANLSQREPEILKEWEEAQIYNKIKEATKDREKYILHDGPPYANGHIHMGTALNKILKDIIVKSKVMTGFNSYYVPGWDCHGLPIEHEIDKKLGKKRRSMSILEIRTLCREYAEKFIDIQRNEFRRLGVFGEWDDPYLTMNYKYVATIVREFGKFVGTDSVYKGKKPIHWCASCRTALAEAEVEYQEHESPSIYVKFPLISDIGKLLPALTGERISVLIWTTTPWTIPANLAIALHPDFIYVAVKVGDETFILADGLLEETMKILGIMDYKVIERFPSSKLKGLKCSHPFIDRESLLILGNHVTLDAGTGCVHTAPGHGQEDYEIGLEYGLEIYAPVNDEGRFTDDVEFFAGEFVFDANKSVNKKLDETGALLKEESISHSYPHCWRCKNPIVFRSTEQWFISMEKNGLREKALESIDRVKWIPSWGKDRIYGMIENRPDWCISRQRAWGIPITVFYCNSCDYTLAKKEIIDYVSDQFEKEGSNVWFSKEAKELLPPGIKCPECNGSDFKKEMDILDVWFDSGVSYAAVLEGREYLKFPADIYLEGSDQHRGWFHSSLLTSVNNRGSAPYESVLTHGFVVDGQGKKMSKSFGNVIAPDEIIKKYGAEILRLWVAAEDYRDDIRISEEILKRLSEAYRRIRNTCRYILGNLYDFNPSTDRVEYGDLLEIDRLSLHRLQKLIIRITDAYNSFSFHTVYHSLHNFCVVDMSAFYLDVLKDRLYISLPGSKERRSAQTAIYEILSSVVRLMAPILSFTSEEVWKYVPSDGSKDGSVHLSQFPVANRDYIDEELAARWDTLLKVRGEVSRALESARRDKAIGHSLDAEVNLYVPEKLYGFLKGYINDMNSIFIVSKVNLFKNEDGNGEFKSEEVDGLSIDVCQAPGKKCERCWTYHPTVGDNGKHITICQRCIRVIEGT, encoded by the coding sequence ATGGATTATAAGGATACCTTGAACCTTCCCATGACCGAATTTCCAATGAAGGCAAATCTTTCTCAAAGAGAACCGGAGATTCTGAAAGAATGGGAGGAAGCACAGATATATAATAAGATAAAAGAAGCTACAAAGGATAGAGAAAAGTATATTCTTCATGATGGTCCCCCCTATGCCAATGGACATATCCACATGGGGACAGCTCTAAATAAAATCTTAAAAGACATAATAGTTAAGTCAAAGGTTATGACTGGTTTTAATAGTTACTATGTACCGGGGTGGGACTGCCATGGTCTTCCCATAGAGCATGAGATAGATAAGAAATTGGGAAAAAAAAGGCGTTCTATGTCTATCCTTGAGATAAGGACACTATGCAGGGAATATGCTGAAAAATTCATAGATATTCAAAGGAATGAATTCAGACGGTTAGGAGTATTCGGTGAGTGGGATGACCCCTATCTTACTATGAATTATAAATATGTAGCTACCATAGTTAGAGAATTTGGTAAGTTTGTAGGTACAGATAGTGTTTATAAAGGCAAAAAGCCTATTCATTGGTGTGCATCCTGCAGGACTGCTCTGGCAGAAGCTGAGGTTGAGTATCAGGAGCATGAATCTCCCTCTATATATGTTAAATTCCCACTAATATCAGATATTGGCAAGTTACTTCCAGCCCTCACTGGTGAGAGGATTTCAGTCCTTATATGGACTACTACCCCATGGACAATACCGGCTAATCTTGCCATTGCCCTTCATCCCGATTTTATCTATGTTGCCGTAAAAGTAGGGGATGAAACCTTTATATTGGCTGACGGGTTATTGGAAGAGACTATGAAAATACTTGGAATTATGGACTATAAGGTCATAGAAAGGTTTCCATCTTCGAAATTAAAAGGGCTTAAATGCAGCCATCCATTCATAGACAGGGAATCATTGCTAATTTTAGGCAATCATGTGACACTGGATGCGGGAACCGGCTGTGTCCATACCGCTCCGGGCCACGGGCAGGAGGACTACGAAATTGGCTTGGAGTATGGCTTGGAAATCTATGCCCCTGTTAATGATGAAGGAAGGTTTACCGATGATGTGGAATTTTTTGCAGGAGAGTTTGTCTTTGATGCTAACAAGTCGGTCAATAAAAAACTGGATGAAACAGGTGCCTTATTAAAGGAAGAGTCTATATCTCATTCATACCCCCACTGCTGGAGGTGCAAAAACCCTATTGTCTTTCGCTCTACTGAGCAGTGGTTTATCTCTATGGAGAAGAATGGGTTGAGAGAGAAAGCGCTGGAAAGTATAGATAGGGTAAAGTGGATTCCGAGTTGGGGTAAGGATAGAATCTATGGAATGATTGAGAATCGTCCGGATTGGTGTATTTCCCGCCAAAGGGCTTGGGGGATTCCTATTACTGTATTCTATTGTAATTCCTGTGATTATACCCTTGCAAAAAAGGAGATTATAGACTACGTATCTGACCAATTTGAAAAAGAGGGAAGCAATGTCTGGTTTTCAAAGGAGGCAAAGGAGTTGCTTCCTCCTGGCATCAAATGTCCTGAGTGCAATGGCAGTGATTTTAAAAAAGAGATGGACATACTCGATGTTTGGTTTGACTCTGGTGTGAGTTATGCTGCGGTTTTAGAGGGCAGAGAGTATTTAAAATTCCCGGCAGATATTTATTTAGAAGGGAGTGATCAGCACAGGGGATGGTTTCACAGTTCCCTTTTAACATCAGTAAATAACAGAGGGAGTGCCCCGTATGAGTCTGTATTGACTCACGGCTTTGTTGTTGACGGTCAGGGGAAAAAGATGTCCAAATCTTTTGGAAACGTGATTGCTCCGGATGAAATCATAAAGAAATATGGGGCTGAAATCCTCAGACTCTGGGTGGCCGCCGAGGACTATAGGGACGACATTCGGATATCCGAAGAAATACTAAAAAGACTCTCTGAAGCCTACCGCCGTATTCGCAATACCTGCAGGTACATACTGGGAAACCTGTATGACTTCAACCCGTCAACAGACAGAGTTGAATATGGGGATCTTTTAGAGATTGATAGGCTGTCTCTACATAGATTGCAAAAGCTTATTATAAGAATTACGGATGCTTATAACAGTTTTTCTTTCCATACTGTATACCATTCCCTTCACAATTTCTGTGTGGTTGATATGAGTGCCTTTTATCTGGATGTCCTGAAGGATAGACTATATATTTCTCTTCCGGGTTCTAAGGAAAGGAGGTCAGCCCAGACCGCTATATATGAAATCTTAAGCTCTGTTGTAAGACTTATGGCGCCTATTCTTTCTTTTACATCTGAAGAGGTATGGAAGTATGTACCATCGGATGGAAGTAAAGACGGTAGCGTTCATTTGTCCCAATTTCCTGTTGCTAACAGGGATTACATTGATGAAGAGCTGGCTGCCAGATGGGATACCTTATTAAAGGTTAGAGGGGAGGTTTCCAGGGCGCTGGAATCAGCCCGTCGTGATAAGGCTATAGGGCACTCCTTGGATGCTGAGGTTAACCTTTATGTACCTGAAAAACTCTATGGATTTTTAAAAGGCTATATTAATGACATGAACTCAATCTTTATTGTTTCTAAGGTTAATCTTTTTAAGAATGAAGATGGCAATGGTGAATTTAAAAGCGAGGAGGTTGATGGATTGAGTATCGATGTGTGCCAGGCCCCGGGCAAAAAATGTGAGAGGTGCTGGACTTACCATCCGACAGTAGGTGATAACGGAAAACATATTACAATATGCCAGAGATGTATTAGGGTAATAGAGGGAACTTGA